In the genome of Pseudarthrobacter sp. IC2-21, one region contains:
- a CDS encoding MBL fold metallo-hydrolase — protein MTESVAVHPLVSPWGRFGLYSFYIDAPEPAIVDTGIASSPSEGMVPALEAIGRRIEDVRWIFLTHGHIDHIGGAYALWELTGRRAQVVIHEADAPMLRSRRAHVDEYLSGRAQYLNDPDGEAKLTAATNAVISGEMEPTLLVRGGETISLGGDVSVSVHSIPGHTPGSVAYVIEGQNDVFVGDAVQVHGAANGFPGFVDPAGYRSSLQYLAGEIRPRHLYLGHPYRTADGTPYGVELDADQAREALQGSLEIEARVKEAACTCLEEGLQDSDSPYSPFARVAEDLGYQGDPTLEPSPFFTTLHGYRSTFDRLTDDEEISTRG, from the coding sequence GTGACGGAATCAGTGGCCGTCCATCCCCTGGTCTCCCCCTGGGGCCGGTTCGGACTCTACAGCTTCTACATCGACGCGCCGGAGCCTGCCATCGTGGACACGGGAATTGCGTCGTCGCCGTCCGAAGGCATGGTGCCGGCGCTGGAGGCGATCGGCCGCCGGATCGAGGACGTCCGCTGGATCTTCCTGACCCACGGCCATATCGACCACATCGGCGGCGCTTACGCGCTGTGGGAGCTCACCGGTCGCCGGGCGCAGGTGGTCATCCACGAGGCCGACGCGCCGATGCTCCGTTCGCGCCGGGCCCATGTGGACGAATATCTGTCCGGGCGGGCGCAGTACCTGAATGACCCGGACGGCGAGGCAAAGCTGACGGCGGCCACCAACGCGGTCATTTCCGGAGAGATGGAGCCCACCCTGCTGGTGCGCGGGGGCGAAACCATCTCCCTCGGCGGGGACGTCTCCGTCTCGGTTCATTCGATTCCGGGCCACACCCCGGGCTCGGTGGCCTATGTGATTGAGGGCCAGAACGACGTGTTCGTCGGTGACGCCGTCCAGGTCCACGGCGCGGCCAACGGTTTCCCCGGGTTTGTGGACCCGGCCGGATACCGTTCGAGCCTTCAGTACCTTGCCGGGGAAATCCGTCCACGGCACCTCTACCTGGGGCATCCGTACCGGACCGCGGACGGCACACCCTACGGTGTGGAGCTCGACGCCGATCAGGCCCGGGAAGCGCTCCAAGGCAGCCTGGAGATTGAGGCCCGCGTCAAGGAAGCGGCCTGCACCTGCCTGGAGGAAGGACTGCAGGATTCGGACTCGCCGTATTCACCGTTCGCCCGCGTGGCCGAAGACCTCGGCTACCAGGGAGACCCCACTTTGGAGCCGTCCCCGTTCTTCACCACGCTGCACGGCTACCGCAGCACGTTCGACCGATTGACCGATGATGAGGAGATAAGCACTCGTGGATGA
- a CDS encoding PadR family transcriptional regulator — protein MKGIHDDKCLEPPFGRGKFGRGRGRRGPHGHRGAGFGPGFGPRGGFGPGFGPGGGFGPGFGPGFRRAARGDVRWAILSLLAEAPSNGYGLIKTIAEKTSGAWRPSPGSVYPTLQQLVDEELITPLSEGRRTDFTLTDTGKAYVAEHAEELENAWNTEAEGSGPAFHQSVGKLMGVIHQFRSAATEEQRTAAIEKLDETRRALYRILAD, from the coding sequence ATGAAAGGCATTCACGATGACAAGTGTTTGGAACCCCCCTTCGGGCGGGGAAAGTTCGGGCGCGGAAGAGGCCGGCGCGGGCCGCACGGGCACCGCGGCGCAGGCTTTGGCCCGGGATTTGGGCCGCGCGGCGGATTCGGGCCGGGGTTCGGGCCCGGCGGAGGCTTTGGCCCCGGGTTCGGACCAGGTTTCCGGCGGGCCGCCAGGGGCGACGTCCGTTGGGCGATCCTGTCACTTCTGGCTGAAGCCCCCTCCAATGGCTACGGCCTGATCAAGACCATCGCCGAGAAAACCTCGGGTGCGTGGCGGCCCAGCCCGGGATCCGTCTATCCCACGCTCCAGCAGCTGGTGGATGAGGAACTGATCACGCCGCTCAGCGAGGGCCGGCGGACCGACTTTACGCTCACGGATACCGGGAAGGCCTATGTGGCCGAGCACGCCGAGGAGCTGGAGAACGCCTGGAACACCGAGGCTGAAGGATCCGGGCCGGCGTTCCACCAGAGTGTGGGGAAGCTGATGGGCGTCATCCATCAGTTCCGGAGCGCCGCCACCGAAGAGCAGCGCACCGCCGCAATCGAGAAGCTCGACGAAACCCGCCGCGCTCTCTACCGGATCCTGGCCGATTAG
- a CDS encoding substrate-binding domain-containing protein, with product MTGLRPLARTGVGVAVPPDAPVPDISTVDAFVSAVTSARSVAYSRSGPSGIYFAGLLEGLGIAGEVKARATVVDSGPTAAALLDGRADLAIHQLSELILVPEATVVGPLPEDIQEYTDFSTALGGVSLAAGGQELRAFLHGPEARSACAANGLEVFSEKA from the coding sequence GTGACCGGGCTCCGCCCCCTCGCCCGGACAGGGGTGGGCGTGGCCGTTCCGCCGGACGCGCCGGTTCCGGACATCAGCACCGTGGATGCCTTTGTCAGCGCCGTGACCAGCGCCCGCTCGGTGGCCTATTCCCGCAGCGGCCCGAGCGGCATCTACTTCGCCGGACTGCTGGAAGGGCTGGGGATTGCCGGAGAGGTGAAGGCCAGGGCCACCGTGGTTGACTCCGGGCCCACCGCAGCGGCGCTCCTGGACGGCCGCGCGGACCTTGCCATCCATCAACTCAGCGAGCTGATCCTGGTTCCCGAGGCCACTGTTGTCGGCCCGCTTCCGGAGGACATCCAGGAGTACACCGACTTCTCCACAGCGCTGGGGGGCGTATCCCTGGCGGCGGGAGGCCAGGAGTTGCGTGCGTTCCTGCACGGCCCCGAGGCGCGCTCAGCCTGCGCGGCAAACGGACTGGAAGTATTTTCCGAAAAAGCTTGA
- a CDS encoding transglycosylase domain-containing protein produces MAKKRKHGHRLAGTLGRILGFFTASALCGVLAASLVAPAVAAAGLGVSTSIGFFDSLPEELTVQPPSQTTRVLTSDGQTIATFYAENRVRVPLANMSPFIRDGIVAIEDSRFYEHAGIDPQGILRAFLSNVTSGGKQGASTITQQYVTNVINEARLSQDKGNEVILSGQKDMGDKLREMKLAVALEKKFTKDQILEGYLNIVFFNSDAFGVEAASRYFFSTTAKDLTLPQAALLAGLVNSPTFYNPAVNPENSKGRRNQVLDEMLKHRKITQAQHDEAAAAPIELKITPERQGCANAAMAPYFCDYISHLILNNPAYGSSLLERQRRLYRGGLTITTTLDSRLQAAAQAQVDGTAGPNPDHWGAALVTVQPGTGKILAMAQNTVFLPADGKFDTQLNFNVDAKDPQGNDLNGAGGFQPGSTMKPFTFAEWLNEGKSMTAVVDASRRVYPLGFPWRSSCGKVLGAYSTAQNNPQLGAADDLQNAEDGFYRPMPVNYGLYNSINTATFAAAAQLDFCGIQKMVDAVGLHSGLDGAQINMHQLGNLLGATGVAPLHLANAFATFANDGKYCAPVALVDVTDAAGGKLPAQPSECRDAVKPDVARGVNAVLQDVLTKGSGVWINPKVHDKRPTAAKTGTSNNNGSTWVVGYTSGLATASFFGDALEGQKRSGQNVTINGTFYPRLDGWMIAGPQWANYMVQVTPLYPANPFPPPPASMTKP; encoded by the coding sequence ATGGCGAAGAAAAGGAAGCACGGGCACCGCCTGGCGGGGACCCTGGGAAGGATCCTCGGTTTCTTTACTGCGAGCGCATTGTGCGGCGTCCTTGCCGCCAGCCTGGTGGCCCCGGCCGTCGCCGCCGCAGGCCTGGGGGTCAGCACCTCCATCGGATTCTTTGACAGCCTCCCCGAGGAACTCACGGTCCAGCCGCCGTCGCAAACCACCAGGGTGCTCACGTCCGATGGTCAGACGATCGCCACGTTCTACGCCGAAAACCGGGTCCGGGTCCCGCTGGCCAACATGTCTCCGTTCATCAGGGACGGCATCGTGGCCATCGAGGACAGCCGCTTTTACGAGCACGCCGGCATTGACCCCCAGGGCATCCTCCGGGCGTTCCTGTCCAATGTGACGTCCGGGGGCAAGCAAGGGGCGTCCACCATCACCCAGCAGTACGTCACCAATGTCATCAACGAAGCGCGGCTGTCCCAGGACAAGGGCAACGAGGTCATCCTCAGCGGCCAGAAGGACATGGGCGACAAACTGCGGGAGATGAAGCTGGCCGTCGCGCTGGAGAAGAAGTTCACCAAGGACCAGATCCTGGAGGGCTACCTGAACATCGTCTTCTTCAACAGCGACGCCTTCGGTGTGGAAGCAGCTTCCCGCTATTTCTTCAGCACCACCGCCAAGGATCTGACGCTTCCGCAGGCGGCCTTGCTCGCCGGGCTGGTCAATAGCCCCACGTTCTACAACCCCGCAGTTAACCCGGAGAACTCGAAGGGCCGCCGCAACCAGGTGCTCGACGAGATGCTCAAACACCGCAAAATCACCCAGGCCCAGCACGATGAAGCTGCGGCCGCCCCCATAGAGCTGAAGATCACGCCGGAGCGGCAGGGGTGCGCCAATGCGGCCATGGCACCCTATTTCTGCGATTACATCTCGCACCTGATCCTCAATAACCCCGCCTACGGGTCGAGCCTGCTCGAGCGGCAGCGGAGGCTCTACCGCGGGGGGCTCACCATCACCACCACCCTGGACAGCAGGCTGCAGGCCGCCGCACAGGCACAGGTGGATGGCACTGCGGGGCCCAACCCGGACCATTGGGGGGCAGCCCTGGTGACGGTTCAACCTGGCACCGGGAAGATCCTGGCCATGGCACAGAACACGGTATTCCTGCCCGCGGACGGAAAGTTCGACACCCAGCTGAATTTCAACGTTGACGCCAAGGACCCTCAAGGCAATGACCTTAACGGCGCCGGCGGCTTCCAGCCAGGGTCAACAATGAAGCCGTTTACCTTTGCTGAATGGCTCAACGAAGGCAAGTCCATGACTGCCGTGGTGGACGCGTCCCGGCGGGTGTATCCGCTGGGTTTCCCGTGGCGGTCCAGCTGCGGAAAAGTTCTGGGGGCCTACAGCACGGCGCAGAACAACCCGCAGCTGGGCGCCGCGGACGACCTGCAGAACGCGGAGGACGGCTTCTACCGCCCCATGCCGGTCAACTATGGGCTGTACAACTCCATTAACACTGCAACGTTCGCCGCGGCCGCCCAGCTGGACTTCTGCGGTATCCAGAAGATGGTGGACGCCGTGGGCCTTCATAGCGGGCTGGACGGTGCCCAGATCAACATGCACCAGTTGGGCAACCTGCTCGGTGCCACCGGCGTGGCGCCGCTCCATCTGGCCAACGCCTTTGCCACCTTCGCCAATGACGGCAAATACTGCGCCCCCGTGGCGCTGGTCGATGTCACAGACGCGGCCGGCGGCAAGCTCCCGGCGCAACCCAGCGAATGCCGCGATGCCGTCAAACCCGACGTGGCACGCGGGGTCAACGCGGTACTGCAGGATGTGCTGACCAAGGGCTCCGGCGTCTGGATCAACCCGAAGGTCCATGACAAGCGGCCCACGGCGGCCAAGACCGGCACCTCCAACAACAATGGCTCCACGTGGGTGGTGGGCTACACCTCGGGCCTGGCCACCGCGTCGTTCTTCGGGGATGCGCTGGAGGGCCAGAAGCGTTCGGGCCAGAACGTGACCATCAACGGAACCTTCTACCCCCGGCTGGACGGCTGGATGATCGCCGGGCCGCAATGGGCCAATTACATGGTGCAGGTAACGCCGCTGTATCCGGCAAACCCGTTCCCGCCGCCGCCGGCATCCATGACCAAACCGTAG
- a CDS encoding alpha/beta hydrolase, which produces MTIHPEIAKVLAAIPAPDGSPLDPAAMRAAEAAHVAAPADRLPLHAVEDVTAVTKAGEVPVRIYTPAEGAYGVLVYFHGGAFFLGSLDTHDHVARALAKETGYKVISVGYRLAPEAAFPAGLEDCYAVVRWAAEHGQALGWDGRNLAIAGDSSGGNFVAAVAAKAHDDGFDGVTHQILFYPSVDLDFAEDRYPSLRENAVGYGLETAGLKPFNAFYLNSGADPADPLVSPIKRGDLGGLPPALIITAEHDPLRDEGELYARRLREAGVDATVSRYAGANHGFVQNFSWIPEFYRPFHEAAGFLNTRAGQ; this is translated from the coding sequence ATGACCATCCATCCCGAAATCGCCAAAGTCCTTGCCGCCATCCCGGCTCCCGACGGATCGCCGCTTGATCCCGCGGCCATGCGGGCGGCCGAGGCCGCACACGTAGCCGCGCCGGCGGACCGGCTGCCGCTTCACGCCGTCGAAGACGTCACGGCAGTCACCAAGGCCGGCGAGGTGCCGGTCCGCATTTACACGCCCGCCGAGGGCGCGTATGGGGTCCTGGTGTACTTCCACGGCGGCGCGTTCTTCCTGGGCAGCCTGGACACCCACGACCACGTCGCCCGCGCCCTGGCGAAGGAAACCGGCTACAAAGTCATCTCGGTGGGCTACCGGCTGGCGCCCGAGGCCGCTTTCCCGGCGGGGCTCGAGGACTGCTATGCGGTGGTCCGGTGGGCCGCCGAGCACGGCCAGGCCCTGGGCTGGGACGGCAGGAACCTGGCCATCGCGGGTGACAGCTCGGGCGGGAACTTTGTGGCCGCCGTCGCCGCCAAGGCCCACGATGACGGGTTCGACGGCGTCACGCACCAGATCCTGTTCTACCCGTCCGTGGACCTGGACTTCGCCGAAGACCGGTACCCCTCGCTGCGGGAGAACGCCGTCGGGTATGGCCTCGAAACTGCGGGTCTGAAGCCGTTCAACGCCTTCTACCTCAACAGCGGCGCGGATCCTGCCGATCCCCTGGTCTCCCCGATCAAACGCGGGGATCTCGGCGGACTGCCGCCGGCCCTCATCATTACGGCCGAGCACGATCCGCTGCGGGACGAAGGCGAGCTCTACGCCCGGCGCCTGCGGGAGGCCGGCGTGGACGCCACCGTCAGCCGGTACGCCGGGGCAAACCACGGCTTCGTCCAGAATTTCTCCTGGATCCCGGAGTTCTACCGTCCGTTCCATGAGGCAGCGGGCTTTCTCAACACCAGGGCCGGGCAGTGA
- a CDS encoding CocE/NonD family hydrolase, with protein sequence MDDFQLVNAGGNQIAVRKDLRVPMRDGIELAADAYQGTDDKPRPALVALSPYGKELQALALTTPPQRRPSPMWDGCIEAGDIARIVKEDYVHVIGDLRGSGASEGEHIGNYNAGGVSLGQDAYDFIEWVAAQPWCDGNVGMVGISYFGSMQVLAAAERSPHLKAIFVSGGHYDFYETTYHGGVMWFMPRAAREGRGGDSGWAFTDNVKSRMIEKYSPDELKKLVAERLQDPDVAAWPNLVHVLHYPKNHEAWFDIVMNELDGDWYEERNPITLAPNIDIPVYLQLDQGRGWTLDGTIELYNALKGPKKLDIGPYPPMQSRPFIEEHDKMFRWYDYWIKGIENGVMDEPAVSVFVEGSREVVTADQWPPKDVEYTSLYLRPRSKLSADPEPMGEEYAAPDGFYQAPLTVTDKVEMLSWSTDAFETDTELIGTGAAHIFAEIDQPDTNFIMRLWDYAPNGKRQLITSGYLKASHRELDERTTEGNPYHPHTRSVPVEPGKIEEYVLRLYPFANTFRPGHRLVVELSNDEPLADEHNALLPPDAFHLPVGRPVTHKIYRDAAHPSRLVLPYTARKGL encoded by the coding sequence GTGGATGACTTCCAGCTCGTGAATGCCGGCGGCAATCAGATCGCCGTCCGCAAGGACCTCCGGGTCCCCATGCGCGACGGCATCGAACTCGCCGCCGACGCCTACCAGGGCACCGATGACAAGCCGCGTCCCGCGCTGGTGGCGCTGAGCCCCTACGGCAAGGAACTCCAGGCCCTCGCGCTGACCACCCCGCCGCAGCGCCGGCCCAGCCCCATGTGGGACGGCTGCATCGAGGCCGGCGACATCGCCCGGATCGTCAAGGAGGACTACGTCCACGTCATCGGCGATCTGCGCGGCTCCGGCGCGTCCGAAGGCGAGCACATCGGCAACTACAACGCCGGCGGGGTTTCCCTTGGCCAGGACGCGTATGACTTCATCGAGTGGGTCGCCGCGCAGCCCTGGTGCGACGGCAACGTCGGCATGGTGGGCATCTCCTACTTCGGCTCCATGCAGGTCCTCGCGGCGGCCGAACGCTCGCCGCACCTGAAGGCGATCTTCGTCTCCGGCGGCCACTACGACTTCTACGAAACCACGTACCACGGCGGCGTCATGTGGTTCATGCCCCGGGCCGCGCGCGAAGGCCGCGGCGGCGACTCAGGCTGGGCGTTCACGGACAACGTCAAGTCCCGCATGATCGAAAAGTACTCCCCGGATGAACTGAAGAAGCTCGTGGCCGAGCGCCTGCAGGATCCGGACGTCGCAGCATGGCCCAACCTGGTCCACGTCCTGCACTACCCGAAGAACCACGAGGCCTGGTTCGACATCGTGATGAACGAACTCGACGGCGACTGGTACGAGGAGCGCAACCCCATCACCCTGGCCCCGAACATCGACATCCCCGTCTACCTGCAGCTCGACCAGGGCCGCGGCTGGACCCTGGACGGCACCATCGAGCTGTACAACGCGCTCAAGGGGCCCAAGAAACTCGACATCGGCCCCTACCCGCCCATGCAGTCGCGGCCCTTCATCGAGGAGCACGACAAGATGTTCCGCTGGTACGACTACTGGATCAAGGGCATCGAGAACGGGGTGATGGACGAACCGGCCGTGAGTGTCTTTGTGGAGGGCTCCCGTGAGGTGGTCACCGCTGACCAGTGGCCGCCGAAGGACGTGGAATACACGTCCCTGTACCTGCGCCCACGCAGCAAGCTGTCTGCCGACCCGGAGCCGATGGGCGAGGAATATGCTGCACCGGACGGCTTCTACCAGGCGCCGCTGACAGTCACGGACAAGGTGGAGATGCTGTCTTGGAGCACCGATGCCTTTGAGACGGACACGGAGCTGATCGGCACGGGTGCCGCGCACATCTTCGCGGAAATCGACCAGCCGGACACGAACTTCATCATGCGCCTGTGGGACTACGCCCCCAACGGCAAGCGGCAACTGATCACCAGCGGCTACCTGAAGGCTTCACACCGCGAGCTCGACGAGCGCACCACCGAGGGCAACCCGTACCACCCGCACACACGCTCAGTGCCGGTGGAGCCGGGGAAGATCGAGGAATACGTACTGCGGCTCTACCCGTTCGCGAACACCTTCAGGCCGGGCCACCGCCTGGTGGTGGAGCTGTCCAACGACGAACCGCTTGCCGATGAGCACAACGCCCTGCTGCCGCCGGACGCTTTCCACCTTCCGGTGGGGCGGCCCGTCACCCACAAGATCTACCGCGACGCCGCCCACCCCTCCCGGCTGGTCCTGCCGTACACCGCGCGCAAGGGCCTGTAA
- a CDS encoding phosphotriesterase has translation MTKVNTVLGTIPAEELEIVAVHEHIGYGMPGSELDTKWWKTPEQAYEETVPKLRKFREYGGGTFVDATGICNGRDVDYYRSLSRKTGVHIVASTGFVGGDTALPHFSRATVDYLTKVFIHEITVGIGDTGAKAGVIKVGVSRGGRMTDLDKRIYRAAARAAVVTGAPILTHLAIDPEPAVTIFNEEGLPLDRVLFGHADDGLNAPITPHDWIYEQGGRIGFDTFGYDLELPDPPFWGRKRAERMEHFVNLVNKGYADKLLVSADANCSPLGWPGVKGHTINYIFEDMIPDMRAAGIDDATLKLLLEDNPADFLSLHA, from the coding sequence ATGACCAAGGTCAACACCGTGCTGGGAACCATCCCGGCCGAAGAACTGGAAATCGTGGCGGTCCACGAACACATCGGCTACGGCATGCCCGGGTCCGAGCTGGACACCAAGTGGTGGAAGACACCGGAACAGGCCTACGAGGAAACCGTGCCGAAGCTGCGGAAGTTCCGCGAATACGGCGGCGGCACCTTCGTGGATGCCACCGGGATCTGCAACGGCCGCGACGTGGACTACTACAGGTCCCTGTCCCGGAAAACGGGCGTGCACATCGTGGCCAGCACCGGCTTCGTCGGCGGCGACACCGCCCTCCCGCATTTCTCCCGCGCCACCGTGGACTACCTCACGAAGGTCTTCATTCACGAGATCACCGTGGGCATCGGCGACACCGGCGCCAAGGCCGGCGTCATCAAGGTGGGCGTCAGCCGGGGCGGACGGATGACCGACCTCGACAAGCGCATCTACCGCGCCGCGGCCCGCGCCGCCGTCGTCACCGGAGCCCCGATCCTCACTCACCTGGCCATCGACCCCGAACCGGCGGTGACCATCTTCAACGAGGAGGGGCTACCCCTCGACCGTGTCCTCTTCGGCCACGCCGACGACGGCCTGAACGCTCCCATCACCCCGCACGACTGGATCTACGAGCAGGGCGGCCGGATCGGGTTCGACACCTTCGGCTACGACCTCGAACTTCCGGATCCCCCGTTTTGGGGCCGTAAACGCGCCGAACGCATGGAGCACTTCGTCAACCTCGTCAACAAGGGGTACGCGGACAAGCTCCTGGTCTCAGCCGACGCCAACTGCAGCCCGCTGGGCTGGCCGGGCGTCAAGGGACACACCATCAATTACATCTTCGAGGACATGATCCCGGACATGCGCGCGGCCGGCATCGACGACGCCACGCTCAAACTCCTGCTCGAGGACAACCCGGCCGATTTCCTGTCACTCCACGCCTGA
- a CDS encoding FAD-dependent monooxygenase encodes MKAEDIKNLKIAIVGAGYGGAAAAKALSLLGADVTVYEQAPQMGEVGAGIGLRPATMARFRQWGIFDAIANVSSASDYFEILTATGEPIMKDTWPEFGEEKNTYLIHRRDFIEALLSVLPEGMVKLGHRLETIEDKGGRSVLTFANGETAEADLVVGADGIKSSVREQLFSDKGPVFSGEHAYRVVTSADDAHGMVTDDNLRMYIGKGTKVYLLPLRHRNQMSFDITALNPDGTWAPAITKEDLLKTVEGFDERIVAITRGLDMDTVNIRAVYDIDPVDTWHTDSVVLMGDAAHSMLHHQGQGANSAIEDAGALADALAQAGSVKEALALFQATRKPVTDELQRISRQGWSEEEVNDVFPGQKPTSQQPAAANEPVEAKA; translated from the coding sequence ATGAAGGCTGAAGACATCAAGAACCTCAAGATCGCCATCGTCGGCGCCGGCTACGGCGGCGCCGCAGCGGCCAAGGCCCTGAGCCTGCTCGGTGCAGACGTCACGGTCTATGAGCAGGCTCCCCAAATGGGTGAGGTGGGCGCCGGCATCGGCCTGCGCCCCGCCACCATGGCCCGGTTCCGCCAGTGGGGCATCTTCGACGCGATCGCCAACGTGAGTTCGGCCAGCGACTACTTCGAGATCCTCACCGCCACCGGCGAGCCGATCATGAAGGACACCTGGCCGGAGTTCGGCGAGGAGAAAAACACGTACCTCATCCACCGCCGCGACTTCATCGAAGCGCTCCTCAGCGTCCTCCCCGAGGGCATGGTCAAGCTCGGCCACAGGTTGGAGACCATCGAAGACAAGGGCGGCCGCTCCGTCCTGACCTTTGCCAACGGCGAGACGGCCGAGGCGGACCTGGTGGTCGGGGCCGACGGCATCAAGTCCTCGGTGCGCGAGCAGCTCTTCAGCGACAAGGGCCCGGTGTTCTCCGGCGAGCACGCCTACCGGGTGGTGACTTCCGCCGACGACGCCCACGGCATGGTGACGGATGACAACCTGCGCATGTACATCGGCAAGGGCACGAAGGTCTACCTCCTGCCGCTGCGCCACCGCAACCAGATGTCCTTCGACATCACCGCCCTGAACCCGGACGGCACCTGGGCGCCCGCCATCACCAAGGAAGACCTCCTCAAGACGGTGGAAGGCTTCGACGAGCGGATCGTGGCCATCACGCGCGGGCTGGACATGGACACCGTCAACATCCGCGCGGTCTACGACATCGACCCGGTGGACACCTGGCACACCGACTCCGTGGTCCTCATGGGTGACGCGGCGCATTCCATGCTGCACCACCAGGGCCAGGGTGCCAACTCCGCCATTGAGGACGCCGGAGCCCTGGCCGACGCCCTGGCCCAGGCCGGCTCGGTCAAGGAGGCCCTGGCCCTGTTCCAGGCGACCCGCAAACCCGTCACGGACGAACTGCAGCGCATTTCCCGCCAGGGCTGGAGCGAGGAGGAAGTCAACGACGTCTTCCCGGGCCAGAAGCCCACGTCCCAGCAGCCCGCGGCCGCAAACGAACCAGTAGAGGCGAAGGCCTGA
- a CDS encoding DUF1992 domain-containing protein, whose translation MSGGTGSFRRRLERAAELRSYRGAGISAEEEAALEAAEAREREKRKKVDDARRVEYLIRDAMAQGKFDNLKYAGKPIPGLGEAYDPDWWVKGLIQRENLSGLGPKAILLRTEDAGLDGRLDALFTEKQVRDMVADFNARVIDARRQLQGGPPVITKTRDVDAEVARWHERRASRAAAAVPEPEPKPSWWRRLWRGTT comes from the coding sequence ATGAGCGGCGGGACGGGATCCTTCCGGCGCCGGCTGGAGCGGGCCGCCGAGCTGCGGTCCTACCGCGGCGCCGGCATCAGCGCCGAAGAGGAGGCCGCACTTGAAGCGGCCGAGGCGCGGGAACGGGAAAAGCGCAAGAAGGTGGACGATGCCCGCCGGGTGGAATACCTGATCCGGGATGCCATGGCGCAGGGCAAGTTCGACAACCTCAAGTATGCGGGGAAACCCATTCCGGGGCTGGGGGAGGCTTACGATCCTGACTGGTGGGTTAAGGGGCTGATCCAGCGGGAGAATCTCAGCGGACTCGGGCCCAAAGCCATCCTTCTGCGCACTGAGGACGCCGGGCTGGACGGCCGGCTCGATGCCCTGTTCACCGAAAAGCAGGTCCGCGACATGGTGGCTGACTTCAACGCCCGGGTGATCGACGCCCGCCGCCAACTCCAGGGCGGGCCTCCGGTCATCACGAAAACCCGGGACGTGGACGCCGAGGTGGCCCGCTGGCACGAGCGCCGGGCATCCCGTGCCGCGGCGGCTGTGCCCGAACCGGAGCCTAAGCCGTCCTGGTGGCGGCGCCTCTGGCGCGGTACCACCTAG
- a CDS encoding phosphotriesterase translates to MSHTAPAANGEASNRPAGPTVNTVLGPVPASELGVVAVHEALLSVLPGAQYAPDISMDRAEIFETLAAKLKEFRAHGGRTIVDSTGMFHGRDLKLYEALSRSTGVHIVASTGLGPEEELGGYFLTPQTNPPTPWPAEKFADLFGKEVTEGMVVPRVERRAAAGIVATIADRAGMTPTEESLFRGSARAAKDTGVPVSIRFGADVLHDLDIVLDEQIAADRILVGDLDRRDAKGSAGEVAARGAFVGIDHVGLNDHADYVTDQERADLVLELVKAGHADRIILSGNSIGVAKGLPDYNLPYSHVLTTFVPFLKSRGLSEDDARRILEDNPRNLLTVR, encoded by the coding sequence GTGAGTCACACCGCACCCGCCGCTAACGGCGAGGCATCCAACCGGCCAGCCGGGCCCACTGTCAATACGGTTCTGGGTCCCGTCCCTGCTTCTGAGCTGGGCGTCGTCGCGGTCCATGAGGCCCTGTTGTCAGTTCTCCCGGGCGCCCAGTACGCCCCGGATATCTCCATGGACCGGGCGGAGATCTTTGAGACCCTCGCCGCCAAGCTGAAGGAGTTCCGCGCCCACGGCGGCAGGACGATCGTGGACAGCACCGGCATGTTCCACGGCCGGGACCTCAAGCTCTACGAGGCACTGTCCCGCTCCACCGGTGTCCACATCGTCGCCTCGACGGGCCTCGGCCCGGAGGAGGAACTCGGCGGCTACTTCCTGACCCCGCAGACCAACCCGCCCACCCCGTGGCCGGCGGAGAAGTTCGCAGATCTCTTTGGCAAGGAGGTCACCGAGGGAATGGTGGTTCCCCGGGTGGAGCGCCGGGCCGCTGCCGGCATCGTGGCCACCATCGCCGACCGCGCCGGCATGACCCCGACCGAGGAAAGCCTGTTCCGCGGCTCGGCCCGCGCCGCTAAGGACACCGGTGTGCCGGTCTCCATCCGTTTCGGCGCGGACGTCCTGCACGACCTGGACATCGTCCTGGACGAACAGATTGCGGCCGACCGGATACTCGTGGGGGATCTCGACCGCCGGGACGCCAAGGGCTCCGCCGGCGAGGTGGCGGCCCGCGGAGCGTTCGTGGGCATCGACCATGTGGGACTCAACGACCATGCGGACTACGTCACGGACCAGGAGCGCGCCGACCTGGTGCTCGAGCTGGTCAAGGCCGGGCATGCGGACAGGATCATCCTGTCCGGCAACTCGATCGGCGTGGCCAAGGGCCTGCCGGACTACAACCTGCCCTACAGCCACGTGCTGACGACGTTTGTACCGTTCCTCAAGTCCCGCGGCCTGAGTGAAGACGATGCCCGGCGCATCCTCGAGGACAACCCCCGCAACCTGCTGACCGTGCGCTAA